TCAATGAGTCATGAAGGTCaccgatgaagatgatgatgatcacaTATGCCCCTCATTAGCGCACGTTCAAATCCTTCGGGGAGCATTTAACATTTTCcaggatgacgatgatgatgatgaagatgatgaagacTGCAGACCACATGAAGAGGGCCGAGGTCCCACGCTAACGCCACTTAAGCCTCAAATGCGGCCTGGCCAAAAGCGTTTCTATAAAAGCACCgccacgagtgtgtgtgtgtgtgtgtgtgtgttgggggtcaCATCCGGCAGGTGTCGTGGAAGGCCTCCAAAGTCCTAAAGTCCCTCCAGGTTGGAGGAAGTCCATCCTGCAGGAAGTGACCGCATCTTTGACACGGAGACTGGAAGAGCTTGATGTAGCTCCTCAACCAAGTCTgcggacacacgcacacacacacaaacatcaacACACGCACCGGCATCCGAACAAgcacgcgcgcgtgtgcgtgtgaaacATCCAACTCATGCCATATCTTCCCGACCATGAAGGAGCGCACGACGACGTCGGGCATCTGAGGAAGTTGGTAGTGCAGCAGGGCGGTGGTGGCGTGGTCCGTCACCTAAGAAACCACAGCACCAATCAGTAGCTGCGTGATGGGAGATGCCCcatccccccccacactccgAACTCACCTTCTGGAAGACCTGATGCTGCGACTTGGTCCAGATGTCCAGCTAAGGGGATGGAAAGCGTCAACGGGGAAacaggaaaaacacacacacacgcacacacacactttagaatgaaaaacttgtgaggactggcctaaatctcctcacttgtcaaaaatgtcctcactacgttggtcttataatcacagtggtcctcacaagaatagtcatacacacacgcacacacacgcacacacgcacacacacttcagaatgaaaaacttgtgaggactggcctaaatgtcctcacttgtcaaaaatgtcctcactacgttggtcttataatcacagtggtcctcacaagaatagtcatacaaacacacactttagaatgaaaaacttgtgaggactggcctaaatctcctcacttgtcaaaaatgtcctcactacgttggtcttataatcacagtggtcctcacaagaatagtcatacacacacacacacacaaagtggtgGGGTGTCACCTTGCCGTCGTGGTCGGAAACGTTCTCGTTGAAGCCCCGCACCAACGTTCGGTCGATGAACAGCGAGCGCATGACCATGATGGCCTTCAGCACTTTGCCCAGCGTCACCTGACAGGAAGTGACACGTCAGCTCGCAAGGAAGTGCgattgtgcgcgtgcgtgcgtaccAGTAGGACGGCAGACGTTCCGTTCGGGCGGAAAAGTTCAATGCTCATGTCGGGAAACATTCGGCCGATCCGAGAAATCACGTCGTCCACgtatctgggggaaaaaaaatatatatatatttttttacaacaatTCTGTCAAACGTTGGGTGCGTTTGTTTCTCCACAGTTTCACACAATCTACTCACTGTGGAGGAAGGACAAGGGTGCTGGGTTGGACTTTGGGCCGCCGCTTGGCCGAGGCGCCCATCTGGTTAGCCGAGCGCTTGAGCGATTGCTGGTTCAGCAAACTCGAGGCCAGGCCGGCGTGATATTGCAGCTGCCGACAACAAAACGCGCGTTACGGTGAGCCGCCGGGCGCGGCCGCCCTTAGCATGTCAGCACATTAAGCGGGCCCACCACCTTGTTGGACCACTTGTAGGCCTGCAGCAGCTGCGAGTAGAGCGGCGTCTTGTCCTGGACGGGATCCAGACTCAGGAGGCCGCTGTTGTGCAGGGGATGCGACTCGGACGGGCGGCCCACCAGGCCGCTCAGACGCTCCAGCTCGCTGATGCCCCGGCAAGAACAAAAGAGACAACTGGGAAAAAGCGGACTTGAATGCTTCCCAAGACATCAAGGAAAACTTTCTGCATCATGATCTGGGATTCAGGAATGAGTGAACTAATTCCGAATGCAGCGACCGTGTTTTTTTACCTTTGTTGGCTCTGACTGGATTTTGCTTTTTACTTTGGAATTATAGTGCAATATACAGGGAGCAGGAAATTTGCTATATCAAAAGTACTCGAGGTATTGTTACTCTGTATCAGCGAGTCCTCAAAGAGTGGTCTGAAAAAGTGGTATCAAACACCTCTCGTAAGTAATACTAATAACGatcattgttattgttatgtTGCGGGTGTTCTTTTCAATATTTCAATGATTACAAACCTTGAGAAAACAGAATCAAGATAAAGGAGTTCGAAACGTTTGGAACTTTCTTAACGCCGAGCGATTTTAAATGGCTAAGGCTTACTGAATCGTCttgaaaatgtttcctaaagttGATCTTGGGGCGATGATGTCATCTTTGATGGACGCATCATTCAGTCACCAGTCAATGGAGTTGCATTGCATTCCATTGCAAACTACTACTAAGAGAACGTTTGTTCTGAATGGTCGTTTAAGTGTGTTTCCCTTTCGAAATCGAGACAAATGAGGTGGTTGGAGAGACCGTTTGAGGCGTTTGCTCGTGCAAGGTGTGGCAAGTGGGCAACGTGAAGCGAGTCGGGCTGACTGACTTGAGATCCCTGTTGACCGCCTGCAGGTTCTCCTGGAACGCGGCGAGAAATTGCTTCTCTCGGGCCTCAAGCGTCTCTCGGTTCTTCATGCCGTCCTTCAGCGACTCGAAGACGCGGGTGACGCTGGAGCGCAGTGCCTGAATGCCGCTGATGGCGTGGGAAAACGCCTCCAGGTTGACACCAACGCTGACCACGTCCGCCATCTTAGCGTCGCCGCCGTCGACGTCTGGTGCTGTCGCTCCCTGATGACGTCAAAGAAATGTTCAAGCGCCGATGCTGCGTTCAAGTCCCCCATCTCAAATCATTTCTGTACAATACTTGTTTACAAATGTAACATGTACACAAATAACTAATACAACTATTATCGAATAGTGAATAATGGAAATTCATGTTTAATTGACGCCCACTGAAATAAATTGAGGGGGGAAATTTTAAGCAAACACCTAAATGTGGTTTAATCACGATTCTCGATATAAATGTAATTGGATGATTTGGCTCTGTTGTGGCGTGCTATGTTAAATCAAAAAAAGGCCTGGAAAACTTCAGATGTGGGCTAATCAGGGAGATTAACCTAAAGAGCTTTTGCGTGTGGGTGCGGGCGTGCACGTGTGAGTGAGACGGTCcaataaaaaaggaaagaatGACTGAAGTGCTCCTAATAAAGTGACAAGtcaactgctgctgctgctgctgatgatattgatgatgatgataatgataatgatgatgaagtCAAAGGAggcggggctggggggggggggagtgacagATCCAAAGAAGACGAAGTCGAAAGAGGATGAGGCAGAAGGAGATTAGGAGAAGAGGAGGTGCAGAAGAAAACGAGAGCTGCAAGCCAGCAAGAAGAAGATACaagcaaaagaaagaagaagaggaagtagGAAGCCAGCCCAACTTTGCTCTCCATCTAcccaaagagaaaaagaaagaagtgaGATCTTGTGAGTGGATGAATGTAGCGCAACCTAGTGGCGAC
This sequence is a window from Hippocampus zosterae strain Florida chromosome 6, ASM2543408v3, whole genome shotgun sequence. Protein-coding genes within it:
- the med27 gene encoding mediator of RNA polymerase II transcription subunit 27, with the translated sequence MADVVSVGVNLEAFSHAISGIQALRSSVTRVFESLKDGMKNRETLEAREKQFLAAFQENLQAVNRDLNELERLSGLVGRPSESHPLHNSGLLSLDPVQDKTPLYSQLLQAYKWSNKLQYHAGLASSLLNQQSLKRSANQMGASAKRRPKVQPSTLVLPPQYVDDVISRIGRMFPDMSIELFRPNGTSAVLLVTLGKVLKAIMVMRSLFIDRTLVRGFNENVSDHDGKLDIWTKSQHQVFQKVTDHATTALLHYQLPQMPDVVVRSFMTWLRSYIKLFQSPCQRCGHFLQDGLPPTWRDFRTLEAFHDTCRM